The Rhododendron vialii isolate Sample 1 chromosome 6a, ASM3025357v1 genome includes a window with the following:
- the LOC131329272 gene encoding short-chain dehydrogenase reductase 3b-like, with protein MSKPRRIEGKVAIITGAASGIGEAAAKLFVENGAFVVVADIQEELGLKVVASIAGPDVDRAIYKNCDVTVEKQVEETVAFAIEKYGTLDIMYSNAGILGPMDSILDMDMEDSFDRTMAVNLRGPALCIKHAARAMVKRQVRGSIICTASAASFLGGLGPIAYNTSKHGLVGLVRAAASELGKHGIRVNCVSPYFFATPLAISGMSAMGINNASEIEALASSAANLKGVALKAEHVAEAALFLASDESSIYVSGHNLAVDGGFTVVDNSIAMIASQMLMKEKQY; from the exons ATGTCTAAGCCGAGGag AATAGAAGGGAAGGTTGCAATAATAACAGGAGCGGCCAGTGGGATTGGGGAGGCAGCTGCAAAACTATTCGTGGAGAATGGAGCGTTCGTGGTGGTGGCTGACATTCAAGAGGAATTGGGTCTCAAAGTGGTGGCTTCCATAGCAGGCCCTGATGTCGACAGAGCTATTTACAAGAACTGCGATGTTACGGTGGAGAAGCAGGTGGAAGAAACCGTGGCTTTCGCTATCGAAAAATATGGCACCCTCGATATCATGTATAGCAATGCTGGGATCCTGGGTCCAATGGACAGCATCCTAGACATGGACATGGAGGACAGCTTCGACCGAACCATGGCTGTAAATCTAAGAGGACCGGCGTTGTGCATAAAGCATGCTGCTCGAGCCATGGTTAAAAGACAAGTAAGGGGTTCCATCATTTGCACGGCCAGCGCAGCGTCCTTTCTGGGAGGGTTGGGTCCCATCGCTTACAACACTTCGAAGCATGGTTTGGTGGGTCTGGTTAGAGCCGCGGCGAGTGAGCTTGGGAAGCATGGGATAAGGGTCAATTGTGTTTCTCCCTACTTTTTTGCCACTCCCCTGGCGATATCAGGGATGTCAGCGATGGGCATTAACAACGCGAGTGAAATTGAAGCACTAGCAAGTTCCGCGGCCAACTTGAAAGGAGTTGCGTTGAAAGCGGAGCATGTCGCGGAGGCTGCTCTCTTCCTCGCTTCTGATGAGTCATCCATTTATGTCAGCGGTCATAATTTAGCTGTTGATGGGGGTTTCACTGTTGTTGATAATTCCATCGCTATGATCGCATCGCAGATGCTAATGAAGGAGAAGCAGTACTGA